AGCTATTTCTGGCGGTGAGCTACAGCGTGTTTTGCTTGCTCGAGCAGTACTACGACAACCAGAGCTACTAGTATTGGATGAACCAGCCCAAGGAGTCGACATTACCGGGCAGACAGAGTTATATGCGCTTATAAAACAGATTCGAGATCAGCTTGGCTGCGGGGTTTTAATGATATCTCACGACCTTCACTTGGTGATGGCTGCAACAGACAACGTCATCTGCCTTAACCAACACATCTGTTGTTCAGGTCACCCCGAGACAGTATCAAATGACCCCGCTTATCAAGAGCTATTTGGTCAGACTGGGGCTGCTCAAATAGCGGTATACCATCATCATCATAATCATGAGCACACAATTAACGGTGAAGTTGTTGCCTGCCAACACGACGCTCCCTCCATTACCCCTAAAGAGAATTCTTAAACGAGCCATTTATGCCTGATTTTATGATTTATGCACTCTTGGGTGGTCTAGGCGTCGCGGCGATATCCGGCCCCCTCGGTTGCTTTGTAGTCTGGCGTCGCATGGCCTATTTTGGTGATACCCTTGCTCACTCTGCATTGATGGGCATTGCTCTAGGTCTGTTACTGGATATCAATATGAACATCGCCATCACAGCGGTGTGTATATTTAT
This genomic window from Alkalimarinus sediminis contains:
- the znuC gene encoding zinc ABC transporter ATP-binding protein ZnuC, coding for MTLLVEAQHICVQYNDHIAVNDVTLSINKGEIVTLIGPNGAGKTTLVRAILGLTPVSSGLLTKKPALSIGYMPQKLQIDSTLPVTVNRFLALASRHSSNINNALKMVGIEHLGQKPIQAISGGELQRVLLARAVLRQPELLVLDEPAQGVDITGQTELYALIKQIRDQLGCGVLMISHDLHLVMAATDNVICLNQHICCSGHPETVSNDPAYQELFGQTGAAQIAVYHHHHNHEHTINGEVVACQHDAPSITPKENS